A part of Paramisgurnus dabryanus chromosome 15, PD_genome_1.1, whole genome shotgun sequence genomic DNA contains:
- the LOC141280845 gene encoding uncharacterized protein isoform X2, whose protein sequence is MLVYLKTAFMPPGYASLVTPPFCVHTSVFPSKLEEHAVETLRCEVSLRPVSCGIYCELRYNVWFCDHYLAARPRVGRLAFLPCAGGL, encoded by the exons atgctggtCTATTTAAAGACTGCGTTTATGCCACCTGGATATGCGTCACTGGTGACTCCGCCCTTTTGTGTGCATACGAGTGTTTTCCCGTCAAAG ctGGAAGAACACGCTGTTGAGACATTACG CTGCGAGGTTTCACTCAGGCCTGTTAGCTGTGGCATATACTGTGAGCTACGGTACAATGTGTGGTTCTGTGATCATTATCTG GCAGCCAGGCCCCGGGTCGGGAGGCTAGCTTTCTTGCCGTGTGCTGGTGGTCTTTGA
- the LOC141280845 gene encoding uncharacterized protein isoform X1, whose amino-acid sequence MLFCYNTTPHQTTGESPYFLMFGQEPRLPIDFLLGGGQEMGHGSINEWVLEHQTRLQVAFEGAREHVKAAADRRKAHHDLHVRDTPLGEGQLVYLRNYGVRGRHKIQDLWSPVVYQVVKAPKVGGSVYTIAPVDDLNKVKHVHRSLLKIRVQGESPVLPSDRAPEVVEAPPLEESTFAEEVDLWVSVPEVQPMSDRRIVQGPVLGVPSVSSECVGHSEGVVPVSSELPGVMPVTEPVVVDPLLESQSSAGDAMVRHTGRVNAGQHSNRYHLPRAAGELVREGTRGPMSNSVSALFRPWH is encoded by the coding sequence ATGCTTTTTTGCTACAATACCACCCCTCATCAAACAACTGGTGAATCTccttattttttaatgtttggcCAAGAGCCAAGACTCCCTATTGACTTTCTGCTGGGTGGAGGTCAGGAGATGGGGCATGGTAGCATAAACGAGTGGGTCTTAGAGCACCAAACCAGGCTGCAGGTGGCTTTCGAAGGGGCCCGAGAGCATGTGAAGGCAGCTGCTGATCGGCGTAAGGCGCATCATGATTTGCATGTGCGGGATACACCACTGGGGGAGGGCCAGCTGGTCTACCTACGCAATTATGGGGTGAGAGGTCGTCATAAGATCCAGGACCTTTGGAGCCCGGTGGTGTATCAGGTGGTAAAGGCGCCTAAGGTGGGAGGCTCTGTTTACACTATCGCACCAGTAGATGATTTGAATAAGGTGAAGCATGTCCATCGCTCCCTGCTTAAAATCAGAGTTCAAGGAGAGTCCCCGGTCTTACCTTCTGACAGGGCGCCTGAGGTGGTGGAGGCACCACCATTGGAGGAGTCCACATTTGCGGAAGAGGTGGACTTGTGGGTTTCGGTACCTGAAGTTCAACCGATGAGTGATCGGAGGATTGTCCAGGGCCCTGTGTTGGGGGTTCCCTCGGTTTCATCAGAGTGTGTAGGGCATAGTGAAGGGGTAGTACCTGTGTCCTCTGAACTGCCAGGTGTGATGCCAGTAACGGAGCCTGTGGTTGTAGACCCCTTGTTGGAAAGTCAGTCCAGCGCTGGGGATGCCATGGTGCGACATACTGGGAGAGTTAATGCTGGCCAGCATTCTAACCGTTACCATCTCCCTCGAGCAGCAGGAGAGCTGGTCAGGGAAGGGACTAGAGGTCCCATGTCAAATTCTGTTTCTGCCTTGTTTAGGCCTTGGCATTAA